GGTCAAAGGAATAATCTCATCACCTTCGCCTACCGGAACCGATACTGGAGCTTTTGGTTTTTCTACTGATGCCTTTGAGATTGCTTGTTCAGGAACTTTAGTAACTTCTGCAACAGCTGGCTCTGTTTTTGGTGCTATGCTTCCATTTGAGGAACGATGCTCCAAAAATGCCTTTATATCGTTTTTGGTTACCCTACCTTCTTTGCCTGTACCTATAATGGATTCCAGCTCTTCCATTGAAACGCCTTCTTCCTTTGCAATATTTTTCACCAAAGGTGAATAAAAACGTTCTGAGCCAGAAAAATCTTGTGCAGGTGCGGTAACGGACTCCTTAACCGATTCCATTTGATGCTCCAACACTGCAGCTGGTTCTTTTACCGGTTCCTGGGCTTCAACTTGTTTTTCTTCTGTATCTACAGACGATTCTTCATTTTCGCCATCTGTTTGTATAACGGCAACCACCTCACCTACTTTGATGACATCGTCAACTTCAAAACGTTTTTCAAGCAATATGCCCTCTACCTCACTGGGAACTTCTGAGTCAACTTTGTCCGTCGCGATTTCAAAAATAGCTTCGTCCAATTCGATGGTATCCCCGATTTCCTTCAACCACGTAGTTAATGTCGCTTCTGCAACACTCTCTCCCATTTGTGGTAATTTTAATTCAAACTTTGACATATTCTTATTTAACGTAGTAATATTGACTTATATTTTGCAAAAATAACAAAGAATTCGACGTATTCTTAATTTATATGTATTAATTAATACACTATTAACTTGCTTTTATGGAACTTTCAAAAGGTACTCTGTTCAAAATACTTCTTCCCAGTGTAACCTCATCTGCATATTCCAGCTCATCACCAACGGCTATTCCCCGTGCTATGGTGGACGTAATTACACCCAGACCCTCCAATTGTTTATAGATATAAAAATTTGTGGTATCTCCTTCCATAGTAGGACTAAGTGCAAAAATGAGTTCTTTCACGTTCTTTTCCTTGACCCTTGCAATCAATGAATTGATGTTCAGGTTTTGTGGGCCTACGCCTTCCATTGGAGAGATTTTACCTCCTAATACATGATACAGTCCTTGGTACTGCGATGTATTTTCTATGGCCATTACATCCCTAATATCTTCCACAACACAGACTACGGTCTCATCACGTTTAGGGCTTGCACATATTTCGCATAGTTCCGTATCCGATATATTATGGCAATTTTTGCAAAAAATGATTTGGTTCCTTAGGCTTACCAAAGCATCTGACAACATATTGGTTCTCTCCTCCGGCTGATTTAAAAGATGAAGTACAAGTCTAAGGGCAGTCCTTTTGCCTATGCCCGGCAATTGGGACATTTCGTAAACAGCATTCTCTAAAAGTTTTGATGAAAACTCCATTGTTAAGATTAATAAGACAAAATTACAATTTTACCGCTACCTATTGTTAATTCGCGAACTAAGTCTGCTCTTAAAACCAAAACCAAGACATCATAATCAATATTGACCCGTAGCCAATAATACCAAAGTGCAAGCAACCTCAACTTCAATACCTGCTTCTTCAAGAATATTTTGAAACTCTGGATTCTCTGTCCCGGGATTAAAAATAACCCGCCTTGGGTTTAAAGCGAGTATACTTTTATAATACTCTTTTTGCCTATTTGGGTTAAGGTAAAGCGTTATGGTGTCGAGGTTTTTAAAACTATTAAGCGTATTTTTTATCGGCACATTGGAGACACTGCCTTCTCTTAGCCCAAATGCCATGGTTTCTATTTTATTTTCCACCAATCTACGAATTGCAATGTTACTATACCTACTTGGGTTTAACGATACCCCAAAAACCAGAGTCTTAACCATTTGTTAATTTTAATGTTAAACTAAATCAAAGATTGTAACTAATCAAAAAAAAACTCGTCTATTGTACATATAAAATTAATCATTGATAAGACTGTATCTTTTATAGTTAATGGTTAGTGTTTAGTATAGCTTATCAATGAACAGGGCCTTGGTTAATACTTTTACAGTTGATACCAGGGCCTCTCTTTTTTATAAATAGCTGTACTTAATGGGTTTCCGCCATACTCTTGTGTAATTTAAATAGTCTGTCATTTTTGTTAAAGAATGTTAAATTCCATACTGCATGTAACAATCAGTAACAGGTATCGTCTAGTAAGTATCATCAATCAATAATCAATCAAAAACGAACAAAGTCATGAAAAGGGTATTCTTACTTTTCACACTGCTCTTGTGCAGTATTTATTCCACAGATTTACAAGCAAATGACAACACCGATACCAAAATTGGTTCTATCTCTGGTACGGTAATAGACAATGCACAGCAACAACCCATAGCCTATGCCGCTATTGTAATCAAATCCGAAGACGGCAGTAAGACAATTACTGGAGGGATAACAACGGAAGATGGGAAATTTGAAATAGTCAAACTACCCGAGGGAGTTTTTATTTTGGAAGTCCAGTTTATAGGATACAAAACACATTCGCAAAAGCTGGAAATAACCAAAAAAAATAAAAAACTGGATGTTGGTACCATTACATTAATGGAAGATGCCGAAAAACTGGAA
The nucleotide sequence above comes from Flagellimonas sp. HMM57. Encoded proteins:
- the recR gene encoding recombination mediator RecR, with amino-acid sequence MEFSSKLLENAVYEMSQLPGIGKRTALRLVLHLLNQPEERTNMLSDALVSLRNQIIFCKNCHNISDTELCEICASPKRDETVVCVVEDIRDVMAIENTSQYQGLYHVLGGKISPMEGVGPQNLNINSLIARVKEKNVKELIFALSPTMEGDTTNFYIYKQLEGLGVITSTIARGIAVGDELEYADEVTLGRSILNRVPFESSIKAS
- a CDS encoding CoA-binding protein; protein product: MVKTLVFGVSLNPSRYSNIAIRRLVENKIETMAFGLREGSVSNVPIKNTLNSFKNLDTITLYLNPNRQKEYYKSILALNPRRVIFNPGTENPEFQNILEEAGIEVEVACTLVLLATGQY